The DNA window CAGGGGAGCCGCCTCCGCCCGCTCACCTGCGACCGGCCCAAGCCGATGGTTCCCATCCTCGAGTGGCCCATCGTGGCCCACATCGTGCTCCTTCTGGCACGGGCGGGCGTGCGGGAGGCGCTGACGACGCTGCACCCCATGCCCGACCAGGTCATTGACTTTTTCGGGGACGGGGCGGCGTGGGGCCTCTCCATCCGCCACCTGGTCGAGGAAGAACCTGTGGGCACGGCAGGCAGCGTGGCACGGGCCCGCGCCTTCGTGGACGGCACGCTGGTGGTGATCAGCGGCGACGCCCTGACCGACCTCCAACTGGAGCCGGTGGTGCGCTTCCATCGGGAGCGGGGTTCGGCCGCCACGCTGGTGCTCAAGGCGGTGTCGGACCCGTCCGAGTATGGCATCGTCGTCACGGGCCAGGACGGGCGCGTGACGCGCTTTTTGGAGAAGCCCGCGCGCGGCCAGGTCTTCTCGGACCACGCCAACACAGGTATCTACGTCCTGGAAGGGTGCGTGCTCGACCGGATCCCCCGGGACAGGCCCTTTGACT is part of the Bacillota bacterium genome and encodes:
- a CDS encoding NDP-sugar synthase → MQTVKAVIMAGGQGSRLRPLTCDRPKPMVPILEWPIVAHIVLLLARAGVREALTTLHPMPDQVIDFFGDGAAWGLSIRHLVEEEPVGTAGSVARARAFVDGTLVVISGDALTDLQLEPVVRFHRERGSAATLVLKAVSDPSEYGIVVTGQDGRVTRFLEKPARGQVFSDHANTGIYVLEGCVLDRIPRDRPFDFSKDLFPQLLRDGEPVFGYVTDSYWSDIGTPEQYRQAHLDVLDGKVRLPEGALGK